One genomic segment of Sphingobacteriales bacterium includes these proteins:
- a CDS encoding T9SS type A sorting domain-containing protein encodes MKKALQFLLFAILSCVLANLPTTTLKAAHAVGGELTYECFGGEDFLIHLSLYRDCNCTGCADFDQPAYLTFYDDFGFVVLNPTVNLLGRDTLEISTDGLCIETAPDVCVELGTYALDVTLPADGGNYYVVYQRCCRNNTIVNIVDPGGTGNTYFVTIPAFTADDGCTNNSAIFNNFPPILVCANSPLVFDHSAFDLDGDSLSYSLCTPLDGASPDNPMPLTAPPPPYDPILWLNPPYSELDMLGGTPPLSIDPETGELTAFPETVGQFVVGICVYEYRDGVLINVSLRDFQFNVAACEVVLTLADINGTKDTTVCPGASVQLNATAFNGTEISWSPKIGLDNANILNPIATPTSTTTYTITLTNPLTQCFDTDEVTIIVAEFPAANAGADITLCPGDIAQLQALSVVGAVYKWSPETGLSNPNIANPKVTAGTESVTYTLLVTSKEGCEATDQITVTIGGGDSQPGTMPEGPIYLCEGGSVDVATSGALLNGDDVLAYVLHTSANDVLGIVLAINTSGGVFSKADNPDIKYQTVYYVSAVVGPQGSTPGVPDFNNGCTKIAPGTPIVFLTPVEIIANGDCDWGTGDYTLVFSGKGGLPEYLKSGNYTFNGFASFSLGWTETQNFLIKEGEAKEWALTVEDELGCSGQKQEAIICTKTPIELLDFSGLALENGNQISWATATETNSAYFILERSIGNASQFTPITKQAAKGKNFGAAYKFIDTQAPNGISYYRLLEIDVNNKTSIVASIFVTRTQTNLPLLQNLGNSAYQIQTWGEASFELYNASGKVLVSKHQTQPTKTQMSLNQYGAGIYYLQITCNGYKTIHKLVAY; translated from the coding sequence ATGAAAAAGGCTTTACAATTTTTACTATTTGCTATTCTATCTTGTGTTTTGGCTAATTTGCCTACCACAACACTTAAAGCTGCACATGCAGTAGGTGGCGAATTGACCTACGAATGTTTTGGCGGCGAAGATTTTTTAATTCACCTTTCACTTTATCGCGACTGTAATTGTACCGGATGTGCCGATTTTGACCAGCCGGCCTACTTAACTTTTTACGACGATTTTGGTTTTGTAGTATTAAACCCAACTGTAAATTTGCTTGGCCGCGACACCCTCGAAATATCAACCGACGGGCTTTGTATAGAAACCGCTCCGGATGTTTGTGTTGAGTTGGGTACTTATGCCTTGGATGTTACCCTGCCTGCTGATGGAGGTAATTATTATGTTGTTTATCAGCGTTGCTGCCGCAATAATACTATTGTTAATATAGTTGACCCAGGTGGCACAGGAAATACCTATTTTGTTACAATTCCGGCATTTACTGCAGATGATGGTTGTACCAATAATTCGGCGATATTTAATAATTTCCCACCAATCTTAGTATGTGCCAATAGCCCCTTGGTATTTGACCACTCGGCATTTGATTTAGACGGCGACTCGTTATCATATAGCTTGTGCACCCCACTAGATGGTGCCTCGCCCGACAACCCAATGCCTCTCACCGCTCCGCCCCCGCCTTATGACCCAATTTTATGGTTAAACCCACCTTACAGCGAATTAGACATGTTGGGCGGCACACCACCCCTTAGTATTGACCCCGAAACCGGAGAGTTAACCGCTTTTCCTGAAACGGTAGGGCAGTTTGTAGTGGGTATTTGTGTGTACGAGTACCGCGATGGCGTGCTAATAAATGTTAGCCTGCGCGATTTTCAATTTAACGTGGCCGCATGCGAAGTTGTATTAACCTTAGCAGATATAAATGGCACAAAAGATACAACTGTTTGCCCAGGTGCATCAGTACAATTAAATGCAACTGCTTTTAACGGCACAGAAATATCGTGGTCGCCTAAAATTGGGCTTGACAACGCCAATATATTAAACCCCATAGCTACCCCTACAAGCACCACTACTTATACCATTACCTTAACCAACCCCTTAACACAGTGCTTTGATACGGATGAGGTAACTATTATTGTGGCCGAATTTCCTGCTGCCAATGCCGGAGCTGATATTACACTTTGCCCAGGCGATATAGCCCAATTACAGGCCTTGTCTGTGGTAGGGGCAGTTTACAAATGGTCGCCCGAAACTGGCCTGAGCAACCCAAATATTGCCAACCCTAAAGTTACCGCCGGAACCGAATCTGTAACCTACACGCTTTTAGTTACCAGCAAAGAAGGTTGCGAAGCCACTGACCAAATAACTGTAACAATAGGTGGCGGCGACTCGCAGCCCGGCACCATGCCCGAAGGCCCCATTTACCTTTGCGAGGGTGGTAGTGTTGATGTTGCTACAAGCGGAGCTTTGTTAAACGGAGACGATGTATTAGCTTACGTACTTCATACGAGTGCCAACGATGTATTAGGAATTGTTTTAGCGATTAACACCTCCGGAGGTGTGTTTTCAAAAGCCGATAATCCCGATATTAAATACCAAACTGTTTATTATGTATCGGCTGTTGTAGGGCCACAAGGCAGCACGCCCGGCGTACCCGATTTTAATAACGGCTGTACCAAAATAGCACCAGGCACGCCCATTGTGTTCTTAACCCCCGTTGAAATTATAGCAAATGGCGACTGCGATTGGGGTACAGGCGACTATACCCTTGTTTTTTCGGGCAAAGGCGGCCTTCCTGAATATTTAAAATCGGGAAATTATACTTTTAACGGATTTGCAAGTTTTTCTTTAGGCTGGACTGAAACGCAAAACTTTTTAATTAAAGAGGGCGAAGCTAAAGAATGGGCTTTAACCGTAGAAGATGAATTGGGTTGTAGTGGCCAAAAGCAAGAAGCAATTATTTGTACCAAAACACCTATTGAACTCTTAGATTTTTCCGGATTAGCCCTTGAAAATGGCAACCAAATAAGCTGGGCAACAGCCACCGAAACTAACTCGGCCTACTTTATCCTTGAACGGAGCATTGGCAACGCCAGCCAGTTTACCCCCATAACCAAACAAGCCGCAAAAGGTAAAAACTTTGGTGCCGCTTATAAATTTATCGACACCCAAGCCCCCAACGGTATTAGCTACTACCGCTTGTTGGAAATTGACGTTAATAATAAAACCAGTATCGTTGCTTCAATTTTTGTTACCCGAACCCAAACAAATTTGCCACTTTTGCAAAATCTTGGTAATAGCGCCTACCAAATACAAACCTGGGGCGAAGCAAGTTTTGAACTTTACAATGCCTCCGGAAAAGTATTGGTGAGCAAACATCAAACACAGCCTACCAAAACACAGATGAGTTTAAATCAATATGGCGCAGGCATTTATTACTTGCAAATTACTTGCAATGGTTACAAAACAATACATAAATTAGTAGCGTATTAG
- a CDS encoding GNAT family N-acetyltransferase, with the protein MEKNTTPSYLQYEWHQNHPFKQFPVVKIDDTNLWLRPLQLTDALAIYEYARSKNVTRYTLWPAHRNLADSINFVTTTIQNYTLKPNPEWAIVQNDLLIGTIGIHKWNAAHARCEVGYVLNHKFWRQGITTLALKAVLKYGFTHLHLHRIQATCNPNNIASWRVMEKCGMLFEGIKRGYYLRQSNFEDCRLYAILQPDWLKKNDGE; encoded by the coding sequence ATGGAAAAGAACACTACGCCCTCCTATTTACAGTACGAGTGGCATCAAAACCATCCGTTTAAACAATTTCCTGTTGTTAAAATTGACGACACTAATTTATGGTTGCGGCCATTGCAATTGACCGATGCGCTTGCCATTTATGAATATGCCCGGAGTAAAAATGTTACCCGCTATACGCTTTGGCCAGCTCACCGCAACTTAGCAGATTCGATTAATTTTGTTACTACTACCATTCAAAACTATACCCTTAAACCTAACCCCGAATGGGCAATAGTGCAAAATGACTTGTTAATTGGCACTATTGGCATCCATAAATGGAACGCGGCACATGCTCGCTGCGAGGTTGGTTATGTGTTGAACCATAAATTTTGGCGACAGGGCATAACTACCTTAGCCTTAAAAGCCGTATTAAAATATGGTTTTACCCACCTGCATCTGCACCGCATACAAGCAACTTGCAACCCCAATAATATTGCATCGTGGCGGGTAATGGAAAAATGCGGTATGCTGTTCGAAGGCATTAAACGCGGCTATTATTTACGGCAATCCAACTTTGAAGATTGCCGACTGTATGCCATATTACAACCCGATTGGCTTAAAAAAAATGATGGCGAGTAA
- a CDS encoding tetratricopeptide repeat protein, with the protein MFRKHLIFCALWVSFILLIASCSGKSSTEQATATNDTNPADTVSNSALRQIEASPALQQLTRELQKDSTNAQIWFARGNMYLQANVPEKAAQDFARALLNDSTNAAYYLALADLYFDVENMKDAIAVLEKGLSLTPDEPEIMRELGKYYYYLTDYKRADELFQKTEKLDPRGPATAFWQAMSLRDQQKNDQALKLMEKAVELDPEYYDAVIMLAQMYAERKDNRALTNYNKVLAIDSTSAEALYGKAMFYQNTNQADKALTEYKKIVAVDRNFTDAYYNMGFIYYNQKNYAKARDHFNMAIAVKPTMGKAYFMRGQCAEKLNDLASARRDYIQALNFLPNEPEIETALNKIQDK; encoded by the coding sequence ATGTTTCGCAAACATCTGATATTTTGTGCGCTTTGGGTAAGTTTTATACTGCTTATTGCATCTTGTTCGGGCAAATCAAGTACAGAGCAAGCAACTGCCACCAATGATACAAACCCTGCCGACACAGTTAGCAATTCAGCATTGCGACAAATTGAGGCATCGCCGGCCTTGCAACAACTAACAAGGGAACTTCAAAAAGACAGCACCAACGCACAAATTTGGTTTGCAAGGGGCAATATGTACTTACAAGCCAATGTTCCCGAAAAAGCTGCACAAGATTTTGCCCGCGCTTTGCTGAACGACAGTACAAATGCTGCTTATTATTTAGCCTTAGCCGATTTGTATTTTGACGTTGAGAACATGAAAGATGCTATCGCTGTGTTAGAGAAAGGGCTTAGTTTAACTCCGGATGAACCTGAAATTATGCGCGAATTAGGAAAATATTATTACTACTTAACCGACTATAAAAGAGCAGACGAATTATTTCAAAAAACCGAAAAACTTGACCCTCGAGGGCCTGCCACCGCTTTTTGGCAAGCTATGAGCCTGCGCGACCAACAAAAAAACGACCAAGCCCTAAAGCTTATGGAAAAAGCCGTTGAACTTGACCCCGAATACTACGATGCTGTTATTATGCTTGCCCAAATGTATGCTGAACGAAAGGACAACCGTGCCTTAACAAATTATAATAAAGTATTAGCTATTGATAGCACAAGTGCCGAAGCCCTGTACGGTAAGGCCATGTTTTACCAAAATACGAACCAAGCCGATAAAGCTTTGACCGAGTACAAAAAAATTGTTGCTGTTGACCGCAATTTTACCGATGCTTACTACAATATGGGATTTATTTATTATAATCAGAAAAACTATGCAAAAGCCCGCGACCACTTTAATATGGCCATCGCCGTAAAACCCACCATGGGCAAAGCCTATTTTATGCGGGGGCAATGCGCCGAAAAACTGAACGACCTTGCCTCGGCCCGCCGCGATTATATCCAAGCCTTAAATTTTTTACCTAACGAACCCGAAATTGAAACCGCTTTAAATAAAATTCAAGATAAATAA
- the thrS gene encoding threonine--tRNA ligase produces the protein MIDITFPDGTVRQYESGITGLAIASAISNSLAKKVLAIKLNDEVMDATRPITTNGHLKLLTWDDLDGQSTFWHSSAHLMAEAVQALYPEAQFTIGPPIEKGFYYDIDFCGNSPGNDDIEAIERKMLELAAQKNPYLRSEVSKANALATYTDNPYKTELVNGLNDGEITFYQQGSFYDLCRGPHLPHTGYIKAAKILNIAGAYWRGNEKNPQLTRLYGITFPQQAELDTYLHQLEEAKKRDHKKLGVALKLFAFSERVGAGLPLWLPKGTLLREILQDFLRSEQVKRGYKMVVTPHIGRRELYITSGHEAKYGADSFQPIDTPREGEQYRLKPMNCPHHCEIYRAFQLSYRDLPLRLGEFGTVYRYEQSGELNGLLRVRGFTQDDAHIFCAPEQLLDEFKNVIDLVTTVVKKVGFADFTAQISLRHQTERDKYIGSDENWEKAENAIIEAAAEKGLNTIVEYGEAAFYGPKLDFMVKDALGRSWQLGTIQVDYNLPERFDLQYIGPDNEKHRPVMIHRAPFGSLERFIAVLLETYGGNFPVWVAPQQVAILPISEKFNGYAHQISQTLQTQGIRANVDDSSEKIGRKIREASIEKIPYQLVVGEKEATEGLVAVRRHGEGEGHGDKGTMTLADFIRLIKAEIEA, from the coding sequence ATGATAGATATTACTTTTCCTGATGGTACTGTACGGCAATACGAATCCGGAATAACCGGCCTTGCCATCGCCAGCGCAATTAGCAATAGTTTAGCCAAAAAAGTTTTAGCCATAAAACTCAACGATGAGGTGATGGATGCCACCCGTCCAATTACCACCAATGGCCATTTAAAATTATTAACTTGGGATGACCTTGACGGGCAAAGCACCTTTTGGCACTCGTCGGCGCACCTGATGGCCGAAGCAGTTCAGGCTTTATATCCGGAAGCACAGTTTACTATTGGTCCACCTATTGAAAAAGGTTTTTATTACGATATTGATTTTTGTGGCAACAGCCCCGGAAACGACGATATCGAAGCCATTGAGCGCAAAATGTTAGAATTGGCTGCCCAAAAAAATCCCTACCTTCGTTCAGAGGTAAGCAAAGCCAACGCCTTAGCAACTTATACTGATAATCCCTATAAAACGGAATTGGTAAATGGCCTTAACGATGGCGAAATAACATTTTATCAGCAAGGCAGTTTTTACGACCTTTGCCGAGGCCCACACCTACCACATACCGGATATATTAAAGCTGCAAAAATTCTAAATATTGCCGGCGCTTATTGGCGCGGAAATGAAAAAAACCCACAGCTTACCCGCTTGTACGGTATTACTTTTCCACAACAGGCCGAGTTAGATACCTATTTACACCAATTAGAAGAAGCAAAAAAACGCGACCATAAAAAATTGGGCGTGGCTTTAAAACTGTTTGCCTTTAGCGAGCGGGTTGGTGCCGGACTTCCACTATGGCTGCCAAAGGGTACACTGTTGCGCGAAATTTTGCAAGACTTTTTGCGCAGTGAGCAGGTAAAACGTGGCTATAAAATGGTAGTTACACCCCATATCGGTCGCCGCGAGTTGTATATAACCTCCGGACACGAAGCCAAATACGGCGCCGATAGTTTTCAGCCTATTGACACGCCCCGCGAAGGCGAACAATATAGGCTCAAACCAATGAACTGCCCCCACCACTGCGAAATTTACCGGGCTTTTCAACTTAGCTACCGCGACCTGCCTTTGCGCTTGGGCGAGTTTGGCACTGTTTACCGCTACGAACAAAGCGGAGAACTAAATGGCTTATTGCGGGTGCGCGGTTTTACCCAAGACGATGCCCATATATTTTGCGCTCCCGAACAACTGCTCGATGAGTTTAAAAACGTAATTGACCTGGTAACAACGGTAGTTAAAAAAGTGGGCTTTGCCGATTTTACCGCACAAATTAGCTTGCGCCATCAAACCGAACGCGACAAATACATCGGTAGCGATGAAAACTGGGAAAAAGCAGAAAATGCCATCATTGAAGCCGCTGCTGAAAAAGGACTTAACACTATTGTTGAATATGGCGAAGCCGCATTTTACGGCCCAAAACTCGACTTTATGGTTAAAGATGCACTTGGCCGTTCATGGCAGTTAGGTACTATTCAGGTAGATTATAATTTGCCCGAACGTTTTGACCTGCAATATATAGGTCCGGATAATGAAAAACACCGCCCCGTAATGATTCACCGTGCCCCGTTTGGCTCGCTTGAACGTTTTATTGCCGTACTACTCGAAACCTATGGCGGAAATTTTCCGGTATGGGTAGCTCCACAACAAGTAGCCATATTACCTATCAGCGAAAAATTTAATGGCTATGCCCACCAAATAAGCCAAACCCTACAAACACAAGGCATACGCGCCAACGTGGACGATAGCAGCGAAAAAATTGGCCGAAAAATTCGCGAAGCCTCCATCGAAAAAATACCTTACCAATTAGTTGTTGGCGAAAAAGAAGCCACAGAAGGTTTGGTAGCCGTGCGCAGACATGGCGAGGGCGAAGGCCATGGCGACAAAGGAACTATGACTTTGGCTGATTTTATTAGATTGATAAAAGCTGAAATTGAAGCGTAG